The following proteins are co-located in the Hevea brasiliensis isolate MT/VB/25A 57/8 chromosome 11, ASM3005281v1, whole genome shotgun sequence genome:
- the LOC110632410 gene encoding uncharacterized protein LOC110632410, producing the protein MSEAQGAQPPGEKTATTYESVIGGENRTKTELQSKEDQGMIQIDKLQDKVPDPAGKGGPVFGAGKDDDKKDLGVTGTGLAD; encoded by the coding sequence ATGTCAGAGGCACAAGGAGCACAACCGCCAGGGGAAAAGACGGCGACGACGTACGAATCGGTAATCGGAGGAGAAAATAGGACAAAAACGGAGCTGCAATCGAAGGAAGACCAGGGTATGATCCAGATTGATAAACTGCAAGACAAGGTTCCTGATCCTGCTGGGAAAGGTGGCCCAGTTTTTGGGGCTGGTAAAGATGATGACAAGAAGGACTTGGGCGTTACAGGCACTGGCCTGGCCGATTAG